The Geitlerinema sp. PCC 9228 genome has a segment encoding these proteins:
- a CDS encoding YiaA/YiaB family inner membrane protein — protein sequence MSNENETPKRQDTNAWVFHSWLSFGLSVVAMAVGIIYLPVNNWVKGYMAMGTLFTVGSTINLSKTVRDQHENKRLISRVDEARLEKLLAENHPWK from the coding sequence ATGAGTAACGAAAACGAAACCCCCAAACGACAAGACACCAACGCCTGGGTTTTCCACTCCTGGCTTTCATTCGGTTTATCAGTCGTAGCCATGGCAGTGGGAATTATCTATCTACCAGTCAACAACTGGGTCAAAGGATACATGGCTATGGGAACCCTATTTACTGTCGGTTCCACCATTAATTTATCCAAAACAGTCCGCGACCAACACGAGAACAAACGCCTGATTTCCCGCGTAGACGAAGCGCGTTTGGAAAAATTACTCGCCGAAAACCATCCGTGGAAATAA